One Danio rerio strain Tuebingen ecotype United States chromosome 9, GRCz12tu, whole genome shotgun sequence genomic region harbors:
- the mcf2lb gene encoding guanine nucleotide exchange factor DBS isoform X6 encodes MDVQNRRKTICIPLAEVEKYYHFSRRCQWLQNEIMQKESSPLFAADVITELKRQFAFLSGGRAQDGSPIIIFPEYPSFCEIGDQEFRNVLTYLTSIPSLSAAGVGFIVVIDRRQDRWTCLKGTLLRISGWFPANLRLVLVLRPSAILQRTLSDVFFKLHRDDFKVPVIMLSSVADLHTYIERNQLTQELGGSQYYCHKTWISHRTDLESFAALVKRMAQRLQVFGRELAETELPSNHLTASSLLNTHTSRKDIFKEDMAGALSQGRKILENIREPVRRDPDSSLNPDQLENLATVHRLLSQLNESSTAFDEFWIQHQNKLELCLKVCQFEHNFQQLRTELDRATETLNAFSAVGISPAQTEHLLQELTNHEKKVCEVLDRVRSLVAEGQGLIDSSQILDDSIAAKCSELEKASENLTQELKDKQTKLTQAMDLHKRLDMMCKWCDDGIYMLASQPLDKCQSQEGAESALSELECYLETANEKQKWEISTVWQEYDNILNNELREQVTRAFEKKASLQEMFDRRRVSLKKLAAKQTRPVQPVAPSPESLSSPAHRDHESICISEDSDSRGSCKQINSDQVDRSSRNASVSEEEETLAVLRRHVMNELLETERAYVEELMCVLQGYAAEMDNPSMAPLIPAALQNKKDVLFGNMQEIYNFHKRIFLRELETYTDYPELVGRCFLDWMGELQIYEKYCHNKPRSESLWRQCSDCAFFQECQKKLEHKLGLDSYLLKPVQRITKYQLLIKEMIKYSKGCEGSVELQAALSSILGILKAVNDSMHLIAITGYDGNLGDLGRLLMQGSFSVWAEHKRGHVKVMELARFKPMQRHLFLHEKALLFCKRREESGEGYEKAPSYSFKQELSMAAIGITEHAKGDSKKFEIWSSSRDEVYTIQAASEEVKTIWVTEIRKLLTGQLEACKERIFEEPKNEASQQRAPEQFTSESSSTNRLVRNERSSLKSDGVEKQKREEERGKELESIFESRTAERAKGSSFSFETKPKRQDVRSDPTPLGPHPNLGGVRWFSTSSLFQSRRRGWMKGSLSLDASVEHDGYFSAEEQANSDPEEEREDKLSEEEPQPVRIDEEIQCFEETEEPEE; translated from the exons ATGAAATCATGCAGAAGGAGTCGAGTCCCCTCTTCGCTGCTGATGTCATCACTGAACTCAAGAGACAGTTTGCGTTCCTGTCTG GTGGAAGAGCACAGGATGGAAGCCCTATCATTATCTTCCCAGAATACCCTTCATTTTGTGAAATAGGAGACCAAGAGTTTCGTAATGTGCTTACATACCTGACAAGTATTcccag TCTGAGTGCAGCAGGTGTGGGCTTTATCGTAGTGATTGACAGACGTCAAGATCGATGGACGTGTTTGAAGGGAACATTGTTGCGTATTTCA GGCTGGTTTCCTGCTAATCTTCGGCTTGTTCTGGTTCTGAGGCCCAGTGCTATACTGCAGCGAACACTTTCTGATGTCTTTTTCAAACTCCACAGAGATGACTTTAAAGTACCG GTTATCATGCTAAGCTCAGTGGCTGATCTCCATACTTATATTGAGAGGAATCAACTGACACAGGAACTTGGCGGTTCTCAGTACTACTGCCACAAAACCTGGATCTCTCACCGCACA GATCTTGAAAGCTTCGCTGCGTTAGTGAAGAGGATGGCTCAGAGACTGCAAGTGTTCGGCAGAGAGCTGGCAGAAACCGAGCTACCCAGCAACCACCTGACAGCCAGCAgtctgcttaatacacacaccaGCAGAAAAGACATCTTCAAA GAAGACATGGCAGGAGCTCTCAGCCAAGGTCGGAAAATCTTGGAGAATATCAGAGAGCCGGTGCGCAGAGATCCGGACAGCAGTTTGAACCCTGACCAGTTGGAGAATCTTGCTACAGTCCACAG GCTCTTATCCCAGCTTAATGAGAGCTCAACAGCATTCGATGAGTTCTGGATTCAGCATCAAAATAAACTGGAGCTATGTCTGAAAGTCTGTCAGTTTGAGCACAACTTTCAGCAG TTGCGAACAGAGCTGGATCGAGCAACTGAAACTCTGAATGCTTTCTCAGCTGTTGGAATAAGCCCCGCCCAAACAGAACACCTCCTTCAAGAGCTGACCAATCATGAAAAGAAAGTCTGT gAAGTGCTGGACAGAGTGAGGTCTCTGGTTGCTGAGGGTCAAGGTTTGATTGACAGCTCTCAGATTCTTGATGACAGTATTGCAGCAAAATGCAGTGAGCTAGAaaaagcaagtgaaaatctcACCCAAGAGCTTAAAGACAAGCAGACCAAGCTGACACAGGCTATGGATCTACATAAAAGACTGGACATG ATGTGTAAATGGTGTGATGATGGGATTTACATGCTGGCATCACAACCACTGGACAAGTGCCAGTCACAGGAGGGGGCAGAGTCAGCGCTATCAGAGCTAGAATGTTACCTGGAGACAGCCAATGAGAAACAGAAGTGGGAAATCAGCACAGTTTGGCAGGAATATGACAACATATTGAACAATGAGCTTAGG GAGCAAGTGACGCGTGCATTTGAGAAGAAAGCCTCACTACAGGAGATGTTTGATAGAAGGAGGGTCAGTCTGAAGAAACTAGCAGCCAAACAAACACGTCCTGTACAACCTGTGGCTCCCAGTCCAGAGTCACTCTCATCTCCTG CTCACAGGGATCATGAGAGCATCTGTATTAGTGAGGACTCGGACAGCAGGGGCTCCTGTAAACAA ATAAACTCTGATCAGGTTGACAGGAGCAGTCGCAATGCTTCTGTATCTGAGGAGGAAGAAACCCTGGCTGTACTGCGCAG GCATGTAATGAACGAGTTATTGGAAACCGAGAGAGCATATGTggaagagcttatgtgtgtgttgcag GGATATGCTGCTGAGATGGACAATCCCTCCATGGCTCCTCTTATTCCTGCTGCCCTGCAGAACAAGAAGGACGTGTTATTTGGGAACATGCAAGAGATATACAATTTCCACAAAAG AATATTTCTCAGAGAGCTGGAGACCTACACTGACTATCCTGAGCTTGTGGGCCGCTGCTTCCTGGACTGG ATGGGGGAGCTGCAAATTTATGAGAAATACTGTCACAACAAACCTCGTTCTGAGAGTCTCTGGAGACAGTGCTCCGACTGCGCCTTTTTCCAG GAGTGTCAGAAGAAACTAGAACACAAGCTGGGACTGGACTCTTACTTACTGAAGCCTGTACAGAGGATCACTAAATACCAACTTCTGATTAAG gagATGATTAAATACAGTAAAGGCTGTGAGGGCTCAGTGGAGCTGCAGGCGGCTCTTTCCTCAATACTGGGAATCCTGAAGGCCGTAAATGACTCAATGCACCTCATCGCCATCACAGGATATGAT GGTAATCTTGGAGACCTGGGTCGTCTGCTGATGCAGGGGTCGTTCAGCGTGTGGGCAGAGCACAAGAGAGGTCATGTGAAGGTGATGGAGCTCGCCAGGTTTAAGCCCATGCAGAGACACCTGTTCCTGCATGAGAAAGCTCTGCTCTTCTGCAAGAGACGAGAGGAGAGCGGAGAGGGATACGAAAAAGCCCCTTCATACAGCTTTAAACAGGAGCTCAGC ATGGCTGCTATTGGAATAACAGAGCATGCTAAAGGGGACAGCAAGAAGTTTGAAATCTGGTCCAGTTCAAGAGACGAGGTGTACACGATACAG GCTGCATCTGAAGAGGTTAAGACCATCTGGGTGACAGAAATCCGCAAACTTCTAACAGGACAACTGGAAGCCTGCAAAG AAAGGATCTTTGAGGAACCAAAAAATG AAGCAAGTCAGCAGAGGGCACCTGAGCAGTTCACCTCAGAGAGCAGCTCAACAAACAG ACTGGTGAGAAATGAGCGTAGTAGCCTCAAGAGTGACGGAGTGGAGAAACAAAAAAGAGAAGAGGAAAGAGGCAAGGAACTTGAGAGCATTTTTGAATCGAGGACAGCCGAAAGGGCAAAAG GATCTTCGTTCAGCTTTGAGACAAAACCAAAACGGCAGGATGTCCGGAGCGACCCTACGCCTCTAG GGCCACACCCTAACTTGGGCGGAGTCAGGTGGTTCAGTACATCAAGCCTGTTTCAGAGTCGTAGGAGAG GTTGGATGAAAGGATCTCTCTCGCTGGATGCCTCTGTGGAGCATGATGGATATTTCAGTGCAGAAGAGCAGGCCAACTCTGACCCAGAAGAGGAGAGGGAAGACAAACTG AGTGAAGAAGAACCGCAGCCTGTGAGGATAGATGAAGAGATCCAGTGTTTTGAAGAGACAGAGGAACCTGAGGAATGA
- the mcf2lb gene encoding guanine nucleotide exchange factor DBS isoform X7: protein MAMIWMQTEKTVVQELQRRLSNVAHSIDEIMQKESSPLFAADVITELKRQFAFLSGGRAQDGSPIIIFPEYPSFCEIGDQEFRNVLTYLTSIPSLSAAGVGFIVVIDRRQDRWTCLKGTLLRISGWFPANLRLVLVLRPSAILQRTLSDVFFKLHRDDFKVPVIMLSSVADLHTYIERNQLTQELGGSQYYCHKTWISHRTDLESFAALVKRMAQRLQVFGRELAETELPSNHLTASSLLNTHTSRKDIFKEDMAGALSQGRKILENIREPVRRDPDSSLNPDQLENLATVHRLLSQLNESSTAFDEFWIQHQNKLELCLKVCQFEHNFQQLRTELDRATETLNAFSAVGISPAQTEHLLQELTNHEKKVCEVLDRVRSLVAEGQGLIDSSQILDDSIAAKCSELEKASENLTQELKDKQTKLTQAMDLHKRLDMMCKWCDDGIYMLASQPLDKCQSQEGAESALSELECYLETANEKQKWEISTVWQEYDNILNNELREQVTRAFEKKASLQEMFDRRRVSLKKLAAKQTRPVQPVAPSPESLSSPAHRDHESICISEDSDSRGSCKQINSDQVDRSSRNASVSEEEETLAVLRRHVMNELLETERAYVEELMCVLQGYAAEMDNPSMAPLIPAALQNKKDVLFGNMQEIYNFHKRIFLRELETYTDYPELVGRCFLDWMGELQIYEKYCHNKPRSESLWRQCSDCAFFQECQKKLEHKLGLDSYLLKPVQRITKYQLLIKEMIKYSKGCEGSVELQAALSSILGILKAVNDSMHLIAITGYDGNLGDLGRLLMQGSFSVWAEHKRGHVKVMELARFKPMQRHLFLHEKALLFCKRREESGEGYEKAPSYSFKQELSMAAIGITEHAKGDSKKFEIWSSSRDEVYTIQAASEEVKTIWVTEIRKLLTGQLEACKERIFEEPKNEASQQRAPEQFTSESSSTNRLVRNERSSLKSDGVEKQKREEERGKELESIFESRTAERAKGSSFSFETKPKRQDVRSDPTPLETGPHPNLGGVRWFSTSSLFQSRRRGWMKGSLSLDASVEHDGYFSAEEQANSDPEEEREDKLSEEEPQPVRIDEEIQCFEETEEPEE from the exons ATGAAATCATGCAGAAGGAGTCGAGTCCCCTCTTCGCTGCTGATGTCATCACTGAACTCAAGAGACAGTTTGCGTTCCTGTCTG GTGGAAGAGCACAGGATGGAAGCCCTATCATTATCTTCCCAGAATACCCTTCATTTTGTGAAATAGGAGACCAAGAGTTTCGTAATGTGCTTACATACCTGACAAGTATTcccag TCTGAGTGCAGCAGGTGTGGGCTTTATCGTAGTGATTGACAGACGTCAAGATCGATGGACGTGTTTGAAGGGAACATTGTTGCGTATTTCA GGCTGGTTTCCTGCTAATCTTCGGCTTGTTCTGGTTCTGAGGCCCAGTGCTATACTGCAGCGAACACTTTCTGATGTCTTTTTCAAACTCCACAGAGATGACTTTAAAGTACCG GTTATCATGCTAAGCTCAGTGGCTGATCTCCATACTTATATTGAGAGGAATCAACTGACACAGGAACTTGGCGGTTCTCAGTACTACTGCCACAAAACCTGGATCTCTCACCGCACA GATCTTGAAAGCTTCGCTGCGTTAGTGAAGAGGATGGCTCAGAGACTGCAAGTGTTCGGCAGAGAGCTGGCAGAAACCGAGCTACCCAGCAACCACCTGACAGCCAGCAgtctgcttaatacacacaccaGCAGAAAAGACATCTTCAAA GAAGACATGGCAGGAGCTCTCAGCCAAGGTCGGAAAATCTTGGAGAATATCAGAGAGCCGGTGCGCAGAGATCCGGACAGCAGTTTGAACCCTGACCAGTTGGAGAATCTTGCTACAGTCCACAG GCTCTTATCCCAGCTTAATGAGAGCTCAACAGCATTCGATGAGTTCTGGATTCAGCATCAAAATAAACTGGAGCTATGTCTGAAAGTCTGTCAGTTTGAGCACAACTTTCAGCAG TTGCGAACAGAGCTGGATCGAGCAACTGAAACTCTGAATGCTTTCTCAGCTGTTGGAATAAGCCCCGCCCAAACAGAACACCTCCTTCAAGAGCTGACCAATCATGAAAAGAAAGTCTGT gAAGTGCTGGACAGAGTGAGGTCTCTGGTTGCTGAGGGTCAAGGTTTGATTGACAGCTCTCAGATTCTTGATGACAGTATTGCAGCAAAATGCAGTGAGCTAGAaaaagcaagtgaaaatctcACCCAAGAGCTTAAAGACAAGCAGACCAAGCTGACACAGGCTATGGATCTACATAAAAGACTGGACATG ATGTGTAAATGGTGTGATGATGGGATTTACATGCTGGCATCACAACCACTGGACAAGTGCCAGTCACAGGAGGGGGCAGAGTCAGCGCTATCAGAGCTAGAATGTTACCTGGAGACAGCCAATGAGAAACAGAAGTGGGAAATCAGCACAGTTTGGCAGGAATATGACAACATATTGAACAATGAGCTTAGG GAGCAAGTGACGCGTGCATTTGAGAAGAAAGCCTCACTACAGGAGATGTTTGATAGAAGGAGGGTCAGTCTGAAGAAACTAGCAGCCAAACAAACACGTCCTGTACAACCTGTGGCTCCCAGTCCAGAGTCACTCTCATCTCCTG CTCACAGGGATCATGAGAGCATCTGTATTAGTGAGGACTCGGACAGCAGGGGCTCCTGTAAACAA ATAAACTCTGATCAGGTTGACAGGAGCAGTCGCAATGCTTCTGTATCTGAGGAGGAAGAAACCCTGGCTGTACTGCGCAG GCATGTAATGAACGAGTTATTGGAAACCGAGAGAGCATATGTggaagagcttatgtgtgtgttgcag GGATATGCTGCTGAGATGGACAATCCCTCCATGGCTCCTCTTATTCCTGCTGCCCTGCAGAACAAGAAGGACGTGTTATTTGGGAACATGCAAGAGATATACAATTTCCACAAAAG AATATTTCTCAGAGAGCTGGAGACCTACACTGACTATCCTGAGCTTGTGGGCCGCTGCTTCCTGGACTGG ATGGGGGAGCTGCAAATTTATGAGAAATACTGTCACAACAAACCTCGTTCTGAGAGTCTCTGGAGACAGTGCTCCGACTGCGCCTTTTTCCAG GAGTGTCAGAAGAAACTAGAACACAAGCTGGGACTGGACTCTTACTTACTGAAGCCTGTACAGAGGATCACTAAATACCAACTTCTGATTAAG gagATGATTAAATACAGTAAAGGCTGTGAGGGCTCAGTGGAGCTGCAGGCGGCTCTTTCCTCAATACTGGGAATCCTGAAGGCCGTAAATGACTCAATGCACCTCATCGCCATCACAGGATATGAT GGTAATCTTGGAGACCTGGGTCGTCTGCTGATGCAGGGGTCGTTCAGCGTGTGGGCAGAGCACAAGAGAGGTCATGTGAAGGTGATGGAGCTCGCCAGGTTTAAGCCCATGCAGAGACACCTGTTCCTGCATGAGAAAGCTCTGCTCTTCTGCAAGAGACGAGAGGAGAGCGGAGAGGGATACGAAAAAGCCCCTTCATACAGCTTTAAACAGGAGCTCAGC ATGGCTGCTATTGGAATAACAGAGCATGCTAAAGGGGACAGCAAGAAGTTTGAAATCTGGTCCAGTTCAAGAGACGAGGTGTACACGATACAG GCTGCATCTGAAGAGGTTAAGACCATCTGGGTGACAGAAATCCGCAAACTTCTAACAGGACAACTGGAAGCCTGCAAAG AAAGGATCTTTGAGGAACCAAAAAATG AAGCAAGTCAGCAGAGGGCACCTGAGCAGTTCACCTCAGAGAGCAGCTCAACAAACAG ACTGGTGAGAAATGAGCGTAGTAGCCTCAAGAGTGACGGAGTGGAGAAACAAAAAAGAGAAGAGGAAAGAGGCAAGGAACTTGAGAGCATTTTTGAATCGAGGACAGCCGAAAGGGCAAAAG GATCTTCGTTCAGCTTTGAGACAAAACCAAAACGGCAGGATGTCCGGAGCGACCCTACGCCTCTAG AAACAGGGCCACACCCTAACTTGGGCGGAGTCAGGTGGTTCAGTACATCAAGCCTGTTTCAGAGTCGTAGGAGAG GTTGGATGAAAGGATCTCTCTCGCTGGATGCCTCTGTGGAGCATGATGGATATTTCAGTGCAGAAGAGCAGGCCAACTCTGACCCAGAAGAGGAGAGGGAAGACAAACTG AGTGAAGAAGAACCGCAGCCTGTGAGGATAGATGAAGAGATCCAGTGTTTTGAAGAGACAGAGGAACCTGAGGAATGA
- the mcf2lb gene encoding guanine nucleotide exchange factor DBS isoform X9 — MAMIWMQTEKTVVQELQRRLSNVAHSIDEIMQKESSPLFAADVITELKRQFAFLSGGRAQDGSPIIIFPEYPSFCEIGDQEFRNVLTYLTSIPSLSAAGVGFIVVIDRRQDRWTCLKGTLLRISGWFPANLRLVLVLRPSAILQRTLSDVFFKLHRDDFKVPVIMLSSVADLHTYIERNQLTQELGGSQYYCHKTWISHRTDLESFAALVKRMAQRLQVFGRELAETELPSNHLTASSLLNTHTSRKDIFKEDMAGALSQGRKILENIREPVRRDPDSSLNPDQLENLATVHRLLSQLNESSTAFDEFWIQHQNKLELCLKVCQFEHNFQQLRTELDRATETLNAFSAVGISPAQTEHLLQELTNHEKKVCEVLDRVRSLVAEGQGLIDSSQILDDSIAAKCSELEKASENLTQELKDKQTKLTQAMDLHKRLDMMCKWCDDGIYMLASQPLDKCQSQEGAESALSELECYLETANEKQKWEISTVWQEYDNILNNELREQVTRAFEKKASLQEMFDRRRVSLKKLAAKQTRPVQPVAPSPESLSSPAHRDHESICISEDSDSRGSCKQINSDQVDRSSRNASVSEEEETLAVLRRHVMNELLETERAYVEELMCVLQGYAAEMDNPSMAPLIPAALQNKKDVLFGNMQEIYNFHKRIFLRELETYTDYPELVGRCFLDWMGELQIYEKYCHNKPRSESLWRQCSDCAFFQECQKKLEHKLGLDSYLLKPVQRITKYQLLIKEMIKYSKGCEGSVELQAALSSILGILKAVNDSMHLIAITGYDGNLGDLGRLLMQGSFSVWAEHKRGHVKVMELARFKPMQRHLFLHEKALLFCKRREESGEGYEKAPSYSFKQELSMAAIGITEHAKGDSKKFEIWSSSRDEVYTIQAASEEVKTIWVTEIRKLLTGQLEACKERIFEEPKNEASQQRAPEQFTSESSSTNRLVRNERSSLKSDGVEKQKREEERGKELESIFESRTAERAKGSSFSFETKPKRQDVRSDPTPLGPHPNLGGVRWFSTSSLFQSRRRGWMKGSLSLDASVEHDGYFSAEEQANSDPEEEREDKLSEEEPQPVRIDEEIQCFEETEEPEE; from the exons ATGAAATCATGCAGAAGGAGTCGAGTCCCCTCTTCGCTGCTGATGTCATCACTGAACTCAAGAGACAGTTTGCGTTCCTGTCTG GTGGAAGAGCACAGGATGGAAGCCCTATCATTATCTTCCCAGAATACCCTTCATTTTGTGAAATAGGAGACCAAGAGTTTCGTAATGTGCTTACATACCTGACAAGTATTcccag TCTGAGTGCAGCAGGTGTGGGCTTTATCGTAGTGATTGACAGACGTCAAGATCGATGGACGTGTTTGAAGGGAACATTGTTGCGTATTTCA GGCTGGTTTCCTGCTAATCTTCGGCTTGTTCTGGTTCTGAGGCCCAGTGCTATACTGCAGCGAACACTTTCTGATGTCTTTTTCAAACTCCACAGAGATGACTTTAAAGTACCG GTTATCATGCTAAGCTCAGTGGCTGATCTCCATACTTATATTGAGAGGAATCAACTGACACAGGAACTTGGCGGTTCTCAGTACTACTGCCACAAAACCTGGATCTCTCACCGCACA GATCTTGAAAGCTTCGCTGCGTTAGTGAAGAGGATGGCTCAGAGACTGCAAGTGTTCGGCAGAGAGCTGGCAGAAACCGAGCTACCCAGCAACCACCTGACAGCCAGCAgtctgcttaatacacacaccaGCAGAAAAGACATCTTCAAA GAAGACATGGCAGGAGCTCTCAGCCAAGGTCGGAAAATCTTGGAGAATATCAGAGAGCCGGTGCGCAGAGATCCGGACAGCAGTTTGAACCCTGACCAGTTGGAGAATCTTGCTACAGTCCACAG GCTCTTATCCCAGCTTAATGAGAGCTCAACAGCATTCGATGAGTTCTGGATTCAGCATCAAAATAAACTGGAGCTATGTCTGAAAGTCTGTCAGTTTGAGCACAACTTTCAGCAG TTGCGAACAGAGCTGGATCGAGCAACTGAAACTCTGAATGCTTTCTCAGCTGTTGGAATAAGCCCCGCCCAAACAGAACACCTCCTTCAAGAGCTGACCAATCATGAAAAGAAAGTCTGT gAAGTGCTGGACAGAGTGAGGTCTCTGGTTGCTGAGGGTCAAGGTTTGATTGACAGCTCTCAGATTCTTGATGACAGTATTGCAGCAAAATGCAGTGAGCTAGAaaaagcaagtgaaaatctcACCCAAGAGCTTAAAGACAAGCAGACCAAGCTGACACAGGCTATGGATCTACATAAAAGACTGGACATG ATGTGTAAATGGTGTGATGATGGGATTTACATGCTGGCATCACAACCACTGGACAAGTGCCAGTCACAGGAGGGGGCAGAGTCAGCGCTATCAGAGCTAGAATGTTACCTGGAGACAGCCAATGAGAAACAGAAGTGGGAAATCAGCACAGTTTGGCAGGAATATGACAACATATTGAACAATGAGCTTAGG GAGCAAGTGACGCGTGCATTTGAGAAGAAAGCCTCACTACAGGAGATGTTTGATAGAAGGAGGGTCAGTCTGAAGAAACTAGCAGCCAAACAAACACGTCCTGTACAACCTGTGGCTCCCAGTCCAGAGTCACTCTCATCTCCTG CTCACAGGGATCATGAGAGCATCTGTATTAGTGAGGACTCGGACAGCAGGGGCTCCTGTAAACAA ATAAACTCTGATCAGGTTGACAGGAGCAGTCGCAATGCTTCTGTATCTGAGGAGGAAGAAACCCTGGCTGTACTGCGCAG GCATGTAATGAACGAGTTATTGGAAACCGAGAGAGCATATGTggaagagcttatgtgtgtgttgcag GGATATGCTGCTGAGATGGACAATCCCTCCATGGCTCCTCTTATTCCTGCTGCCCTGCAGAACAAGAAGGACGTGTTATTTGGGAACATGCAAGAGATATACAATTTCCACAAAAG AATATTTCTCAGAGAGCTGGAGACCTACACTGACTATCCTGAGCTTGTGGGCCGCTGCTTCCTGGACTGG ATGGGGGAGCTGCAAATTTATGAGAAATACTGTCACAACAAACCTCGTTCTGAGAGTCTCTGGAGACAGTGCTCCGACTGCGCCTTTTTCCAG GAGTGTCAGAAGAAACTAGAACACAAGCTGGGACTGGACTCTTACTTACTGAAGCCTGTACAGAGGATCACTAAATACCAACTTCTGATTAAG gagATGATTAAATACAGTAAAGGCTGTGAGGGCTCAGTGGAGCTGCAGGCGGCTCTTTCCTCAATACTGGGAATCCTGAAGGCCGTAAATGACTCAATGCACCTCATCGCCATCACAGGATATGAT GGTAATCTTGGAGACCTGGGTCGTCTGCTGATGCAGGGGTCGTTCAGCGTGTGGGCAGAGCACAAGAGAGGTCATGTGAAGGTGATGGAGCTCGCCAGGTTTAAGCCCATGCAGAGACACCTGTTCCTGCATGAGAAAGCTCTGCTCTTCTGCAAGAGACGAGAGGAGAGCGGAGAGGGATACGAAAAAGCCCCTTCATACAGCTTTAAACAGGAGCTCAGC ATGGCTGCTATTGGAATAACAGAGCATGCTAAAGGGGACAGCAAGAAGTTTGAAATCTGGTCCAGTTCAAGAGACGAGGTGTACACGATACAG GCTGCATCTGAAGAGGTTAAGACCATCTGGGTGACAGAAATCCGCAAACTTCTAACAGGACAACTGGAAGCCTGCAAAG AAAGGATCTTTGAGGAACCAAAAAATG AAGCAAGTCAGCAGAGGGCACCTGAGCAGTTCACCTCAGAGAGCAGCTCAACAAACAG ACTGGTGAGAAATGAGCGTAGTAGCCTCAAGAGTGACGGAGTGGAGAAACAAAAAAGAGAAGAGGAAAGAGGCAAGGAACTTGAGAGCATTTTTGAATCGAGGACAGCCGAAAGGGCAAAAG GATCTTCGTTCAGCTTTGAGACAAAACCAAAACGGCAGGATGTCCGGAGCGACCCTACGCCTCTAG GGCCACACCCTAACTTGGGCGGAGTCAGGTGGTTCAGTACATCAAGCCTGTTTCAGAGTCGTAGGAGAG GTTGGATGAAAGGATCTCTCTCGCTGGATGCCTCTGTGGAGCATGATGGATATTTCAGTGCAGAAGAGCAGGCCAACTCTGACCCAGAAGAGGAGAGGGAAGACAAACTG AGTGAAGAAGAACCGCAGCCTGTGAGGATAGATGAAGAGATCCAGTGTTTTGAAGAGACAGAGGAACCTGAGGAATGA